Proteins encoded together in one Rana temporaria chromosome 6, aRanTem1.1, whole genome shotgun sequence window:
- the LOC120944468 gene encoding adhesive plaque matrix protein-like: protein MTLQLTCANHRHLHQQTPSSPPTNTVISPNRHRHLHQQTPSSPPTNTVISTNKHHHLHQQTPSSPPTNTIISTNKHRHLHQQSPSSPPTITVISTNKHRHLHQQTPSSPPTNTIISTNNHRHLHQQTPSSPPTNTVISTNKHRHLHQQTPSSPPTNTVISTNKHRHLHQQTPSSPPTDTVISTNKHRHLHQQTPSSPPTNTVISTNKHRHLHQQTLSSPPTNTVISTNKHCHLRQQTPSSPPTNTVISTNKHRHLRQQTPSSPPTNTVISANKRRHLRQQTPSSPPTNAVISANKRRHLHQQTPSSPPTNTVISTNKHRHLHQQTASSPPTNAVISTNKHRHLHQQTPSSPPTDTVISTNKHRHLHQQTPSSPPTNTVISTNKHCHLHQQTPSSPPTNTVISANKHRHLHQQTPSSPPTNTVISANKHRHLHQQTPSSPPTNTVISANKHRHLHQKTPSSPPTNAVISSNKHRHLHQQTASSPPTNAVISTNKHHHLHQQTPSSPPTNTFISTNKHRHLHQQTPSSPPTNTVISTNKHRHLNQQTQSSPPTNTVISTNKHHHLHQQTPSSPPTNTVITTNKHRHLHQQTPSSPPTNTVISANKRRHLRQQTLSSPPTNTVISTNNHRHLHQQTPSSPPTNTVISTNKHRHLHQQTPSSPPTNAVISANKHRHLRQQTPSSPPTNTVISTNQHRHLHQQTPSSPPTNAVISTNKRRHLHQQTPSSPPKDAVISTNKHRHLQQQTPSSPPTNAVISTNKHRHLHQQTLSSPPTNTVISSNKHRHLHQQTPSSPPTNTIISTIISTNKHRHLHQQTPSSPPTNTVISTNKHRHLHQQTPSSPPTNTVISTNKRRHLHQQTPSSPPTNAVISTNKHRHLHRHLHHHLHQQTPSSPPTNTIISANKHHHLHQQSPSSPPTNTVISTNKHRHLHQQSPSSPPTNAVKSSENCL from the coding sequence ATGACATTACAGCTCACCTGTGCCAATCACCGCCATCTCCACCAACAAACGCCGTCATCTCCACCAACAAACACCGTCATCTCCCCCAACAGACACCGTCATCTCCACCAACAAACACCGTCATCTCCACCAACCAACACCGTCATCTCCACCAACAAACACCATCATCTCCACCAACAAACACCGTCATCTCCACCAACAAACACCATCATCTCCACCAACAAACACCGTCATCTCCACCAACAATCACCGTCATCTCCACCAACAATCACCGTCATCTCCACCAACAAACACCGTCATCTCCACCAACAAACGCCGTCATCTCCACCAACAAACACCATCATCTCCACCAACAATCACCGTCATCTCCACCAACAAACACCGTCATCTCCACCAACAAACACCGTCATCTCCACCAACAAACACCGTCATCTCCACCAACAAACACCGTCATCTCCACCAACAAACACCGTCATCTCCACCAACAAACACCGTCATCTCCACCAACAGACACCGTCATCTCCACCAACAGACACCGTCATCTCCACCAACAAACACCGTCATCTCCACCAACAAACACCGTCATCTCCACCAACAAACACCGTCATCTCCACCAACAAACACCGTCATCTCCACCAACAAACACTGTCATCTCCACCAACAAACACCGTCATCTCCACCAACAAACACTGTCATCTCCGCCAACAAACACCGTCATCTCCACCAACAAACACCGTCATCTCCACCAACAAACACCGTCATCTCCGCCAACAAACACCGTCATCTCCGCCAACAAACACCGTCATCTCCGCCAACAAACGCCGTCATCTCCGCCAACAAACGCCGTCATCTCCGCCAACAAACGCCGTCATCTCCGCCAACAAACGCCGTCATCTCCACCAACAAACGCCGTCATCTCCACCAACAAACACCGTCATCTCCACCAACAAACACCGTCATCTCCACCAACAAACGGCGTCATCTCCACCAACAAACGCCGTCATCTCCACCAACAAACACCGTCATCTCCACCAACAGACACCGTCATCTCCACCAACAGACACCGTCATCTCCACCAACAAACACCGTCATCTCCACCAACAAACACCGTCATCTCCACCAACAAACACCGTCATCTCCACCAACAAACACTGTCATCTCCACCAACAAACACCGTCATCTCCACCAACAAACACTGTCATCTCCGCCAACAAACACCGTCATCTCCACCAACAAACACCGTCATCTCCACCAACAAACACCGTCATCTCCGCCAACAAACACCGTCATCTCCACCAACAAACACCGTCATCTCCACCAACAAACACTGTCATCTCCGCCAACAAACACCGTCACCTCCACCAAAAGACGCCGTCATCTCCACCAACAAACGCCGTCATCTCCAGCAACAAACACCGTCATCTCCACCAACAAACGGCGTCATCTCCACCAACAAACGCCGTCATCTCCACCAACAAACACCATCATCTCCACCAACAAACACCATCATCTCCACCAACAAACACCTTCATCTCCACCAACAAACACCGTCATCTCCACCAACAAACACCGTCATCACCACCAACAAACACCGTCATCTCCACCAACAAACACCGTCATCTCAACCAACAAACACAGTCATCTCCACCAACAAACACCGTCATCTCCACCAACAAACACCATCATCTCCACCAACAAACACCGTCATCTCCACCAACAAACACCGTCATCACCACCAACAAACACCGTCATCTCCACCAACAAACACCGTCATCTCCACCAACAAACACCGTCATCTCCGCCAACAAACGCCGTCATCTCCGCCAACAAACACTGTCATCTCCACCAACAAACACCGTCATCTCCACCAACAATCACCGTCATCTCCACCAACAAACACCGTCATCACCACCAACAAACACCGTCATCTCCACCAACAAACACCGTCATCTCCACCAACAAACACCGTCATCTCCGCCAACAAACGCCGTCATCTCCGCCAACAAACACCGTCATCTCCGCCAACAAACACCGTCATCTCCACCAACAAACACCGTCATCTCCACCAACCAACACCGTCATCTCCACCAACAAACACCGTCATCTCCACCAACAAACGCCGTCATCTCCACCAACAAACGCCGTCATCTCCACCAACAAACACCATCATCTCCACCAAAAGACGCCGTCATCTCCACCAACAAACACCGTCATCTCCAGCAACAAACACCGTCATCTCCACCAACAAACGCCGTCATCTCCACCAACAAACACCGTCATCTCCACCAACAAACACTGTCATCTCCACCAACAAACACCGTCATCTCCAGCAACAAACACCGTCATCTCCACCAACAAACGCCGTCATCTCCACCAACAAACACTATCATCTCCACCATCATCtccaccaacaaacaccgacatCTCCACCAACAAACACCGTCATCTCCACCAACAAACACCGTCATCTCCACCAACAAACACCGTCATCTCCACCAACAAACACCGTCATCTCCACCAACCAACACCGTCATCTCCACCAACAAACGCCGTCATCTCCACCAACAAACACCATCATCTCCACCAACAAACGCCGTCATCTCCACCAACAAACACCGTCATCTCCACCGTCATCTCCACCATCATCTCCACCAACAAACACCGTCATCTCCACCAACAAACACCATCATCTCCGCCAACAAACACCATCATCTCCACCAACAATCGCCGTCATCTCCACCAACAAACACCGTCATCTCCACCAACAAACACCGTCATCTCCACCAACAATCGCCGTCATCTCCACCAACAAACGCCGTCAAATCATCTGAAAATTGTTTGTAG